Proteins from a single region of Undibacterium sp. KW1:
- a CDS encoding phage tail sheath subtilisin-like domain-containing protein: MVGSVTPSGQYTGVKALLAAQTKFGVKPRILGAPGLDTQAVTTELAAVAQKLRDFVYASAWGTQTKEAAIAYRQHFGQREVMIIWPDFVHFDTATQATASAFVEKDADSRTSLIAIWTRQAFTAFLKLAMFVNCS; the protein is encoded by the coding sequence GTGGTTGGCTCCGTTACACCAAGCGGACAATATACGGGCGTAAAAGCCTTGCTGGCCGCCCAGACTAAGTTTGGCGTTAAACCGCGCATCCTGGGCGCGCCTGGCCTCGATACGCAAGCTGTCACCACTGAGCTGGCTGCCGTCGCCCAAAAGCTTCGCGACTTTGTGTATGCCAGCGCCTGGGGCACACAGACCAAGGAAGCCGCCATCGCCTACCGCCAGCACTTCGGCCAGCGTGAAGTCATGATTATCTGGCCTGACTTTGTACACTTTGATACTGCGACCCAGGCTACGGCCTCTGCCTTTGTGGAAAAGGACGCAGATTCGCGTACATCTTTGATAGCAATTTGGACGCGCCAAGCGTTCACTGCCTTTTTGAAGCTAGCCATGTTCGTAAATTGTTCGTAA